The following are encoded in a window of Arctopsyche grandis isolate Sample6627 chromosome 2, ASM5162203v2, whole genome shotgun sequence genomic DNA:
- the LOC143922242 gene encoding uncharacterized protein LOC143922242 isoform X1, whose translation MEAAGSSRADANANANININPDDKVRADDEGHQLTKASALRELEKARVRECQMEKTVRWWTVCTAGWRKKWSKLRQENEELRKQIKNYKLQLNDVTQDCSALNNRLEIFDAHNTYLKSEINKLLLKYGDENNEHIQDMLKTPEITNQNTYTCPNCRNNKDRDSKNVENTISTPETENPLFSEGDEKYSLMMDDTINDGKNVEVLTEMISKIFSELQTLKGEFVKHNEGADCKELPELLMTADQICQLKIYTLNKQLEKEKSDKKILIKKLEQANLEISMLHDKIKDEKSDELLHDET comes from the exons ATGGAAGCGGCCGGCTCTTCCAGAGCTGATGCCAATGCAAATGCTAACATAAACATTAATCCTGATGACAAAGTGAGAGCTGACGATGAAGGCCATCAGCTTACCAAG gcttCAGCTTTGCGAGAGTTGGAGAAGGCTCGGGTCAGAGAATGTCAGATGGAAAAGACCGTGAGATGGTGGACCGTTTGCACGGCAGGTTGGCGCAAAAAATGGAGTAAG CTCCGTCAAGAGAATGAAGAACtccgaaaacaaataaaaaattacaaattgcaATTGAACGACGTAACCCAAGATTGTTCTGCTCTAAACAATCGGTTGGAAATATTCGATGCTCACAATACGTATTTAAAAAGCGAGATCAACAAGTTGCTGTTGAAATACGGGGACGAAAACAACGAGCATATACAAGACATGTTGAAAACGCCTGAAATCACTAATCAAAATACTTACActt GTCCAAATTGTAGAAATAATAAAGATCGAGATTCAAAAAATGTCGAGAATACGATTAGCACACCAGAAACAG aaaATCCATTGTTCTCCGAGGGTGACGAAAAGTATTCATTAATGATGGACGATACTATTAACGATGGCAAAAATGTTGAAGTCCTAACTGAAAT gATTTCTAAAATATTCTCAGAGCTTCAAACCTTGAAGGGAGAATTTGTCAAACACAATGAAGGTGCCGATTGCAAAGAATTACCCGAACT gctTATGACTGCAGATCAAATATGCCAACTTAAAATTTACACTTTAAACAAACAACTCGAGAAAGAAAAGTCAGATAAGAAAATATTAATCAAGAAG TTAGAACAAGCTAATTTGGAAATCTCAATGCTACATGATAAAATAAAGGATGAGAAATCGGATGAACTATTACACGATGAAACATAA
- the LOC143922242 gene encoding uncharacterized protein LOC143922242 isoform X2, whose amino-acid sequence MEAAGSSRADANANANININPDDKVRADDEGHQLTKLRQENEELRKQIKNYKLQLNDVTQDCSALNNRLEIFDAHNTYLKSEINKLLLKYGDENNEHIQDMLKTPEITNQNTYTCPNCRNNKDRDSKNVENTISTPETENPLFSEGDEKYSLMMDDTINDGKNVEVLTEMISKIFSELQTLKGEFVKHNEGADCKELPELLMTADQICQLKIYTLNKQLEKEKSDKKILIKKLEQANLEISMLHDKIKDEKSDELLHDET is encoded by the exons ATGGAAGCGGCCGGCTCTTCCAGAGCTGATGCCAATGCAAATGCTAACATAAACATTAATCCTGATGACAAAGTGAGAGCTGACGATGAAGGCCATCAGCTTACCAAG CTCCGTCAAGAGAATGAAGAACtccgaaaacaaataaaaaattacaaattgcaATTGAACGACGTAACCCAAGATTGTTCTGCTCTAAACAATCGGTTGGAAATATTCGATGCTCACAATACGTATTTAAAAAGCGAGATCAACAAGTTGCTGTTGAAATACGGGGACGAAAACAACGAGCATATACAAGACATGTTGAAAACGCCTGAAATCACTAATCAAAATACTTACActt GTCCAAATTGTAGAAATAATAAAGATCGAGATTCAAAAAATGTCGAGAATACGATTAGCACACCAGAAACAG aaaATCCATTGTTCTCCGAGGGTGACGAAAAGTATTCATTAATGATGGACGATACTATTAACGATGGCAAAAATGTTGAAGTCCTAACTGAAAT gATTTCTAAAATATTCTCAGAGCTTCAAACCTTGAAGGGAGAATTTGTCAAACACAATGAAGGTGCCGATTGCAAAGAATTACCCGAACT gctTATGACTGCAGATCAAATATGCCAACTTAAAATTTACACTTTAAACAAACAACTCGAGAAAGAAAAGTCAGATAAGAAAATATTAATCAAGAAG TTAGAACAAGCTAATTTGGAAATCTCAATGCTACATGATAAAATAAAGGATGAGAAATCGGATGAACTATTACACGATGAAACATAA
- the Eph gene encoding eph receptor tyrosine kinase translates to MAGGRSWWWWWLWLCLRLLLLRVPAIVRAEQVVLLDTTTEQKLEWTRFPYGLTAATSGWVEESFTDFDKGINWRSYVVCDVAYHNVNNWLWTPFIERRDANRIYIEVKFTIRDCSLFPGNALSCKETFSLLYYEFDVATREQPPWQPDTYKLIGRIAAGDGRFNANSEVTVNTEVRSIAITKRGVYFAFRDQGACISLLAIKVYYITCPEVVINFAHFPHTPTGREVTLIEQANGTCVANAEVVDAPTYLCKGDGKWTHPSGGCKCRAGYEPDFERQSCRQCPPGRYKSHTSDDECAPCPHHSKSSDYAVSECACDPHYFRSPSDPKSMACTQPPSAPLNLTATFVDQSTVILAWKQPTKLGGRLDVVYKLKCDACAPPVQFQPSTDIFNDTRVTVSSLNPITTYRFQVYSENGVTKISNHDSEFVEVTVTTEASVISSVTKVRVTSVKSSELTLTWDAPLVNEVSEPDLDVVETYEVRWFAKQDIEGSNFSTILTSELQITVGGLYQQTEYGFQVRAKSQRGWGEYSPVVFSRTGQVLGPAYIGDEDNIQVKYIAGAMVGLVILFVVIIILTVLHLRSRANDECNKKQPNDCSTLDYRNGEVYTGLENMPVKTNSNVTTPLFTAAGASSRTYIDPHTYEDPNQAVKEFAREIDASCITIEAIIGGGEFGDVCRGKLKLPPTCIQEIDVAIKTLKPGSADKSRCDFLTEASIMGQFEHPNVIFLQGVVTKCNPVMIITEFMENGSLDTFLRANDGKFQVLQLVGMLRGIAAGMQYLSEMNYVHRDLAARNVLVNSQLVCKIADFGLSREIESTTEGAYTTRGGKIPVRWTAPEAIAFRKFTSASDVWSLGIVCWEVMSFGERPYWNWSNQDVIKSIEKGYRLPAPMDCPEAIYQLMLDCWQKERTHRPSFLSIVKTLDKLIRCPDTLRKIAQNRSTNPLAGDAPDLTHFNCVDDWLNSIKMARYVEKFHAANITDMDSVVSLTVQQLTLLGITLVGHQKKIMNSVQTMRAQIRVNGSEGFLV, encoded by the exons ATGGCGGGCGGCCGAAgctggtggtggtggtggctgTGGCTGTGCCTGCGCCTGCTATTGCTCAGGGTGCCTGCTATTGTGAGGGCGGAGCAGGTGGTGCTGCTGGACACGACCACCGAACAGAAGCTGGAGTGGACGCGCTTCCCGTACGGACTGACGGCGGCCACCTCCGGCTGGGTGGAGGAGTCGTTCACGGACTTCGACAAGGGCATCAACTGGCGCTCGTACGTGGTGTGCGACGTCGCCTACCACAACGTCAACAACTGGCTGTGGACGCCCTTCATCGAGCGCCGCGACGCCAACCGCATCTACATCGAGGTCAAGTTCACCATCCGCGACTGCTCCCTCTTCCCCGGCAACGCGCTCTCCTGCAAGGAGACCTTCAGCCTCCTCTACTACGAGTTCGACGTGGCCACGCGCGAGCAACCCCCCTGGCAACCCGACACTTACAAACTCATCGGCCGCATTGCTGCCGGAGACGGACGATTCAACGCCAACTCTGAGGTCACAGTCAACACTGAG GTACGCTCCATCGCTATTACCAAGCGCGGCGTCTACTTTGCATTTCGAGACCAAGGCGCGTGCATCTCCCTGCTGGCGATCAAAGTATACTACATCACTTGCCCCGAAGTGGTGATAAACTTCGCTCACTTCCCGCACACTCCGACGGGACGCGAGGTGACCCTGATTGAGCAGGCCAACGGAACGTGCGTCGCCAACGCTGAAGTCGTGGACGCCCCCACCTACCTGTGCAAAGGCGACGGCAAGTGGACCCATCCCAGCGGCGGATGCAAGTGCCGAGCTGGTTACGAGCCCGACTTCGAACGCCAGTCGTGCCGCCAGTGCCCCCCCGGCCGCTACAAATCCCACACCAGCGACGACGAATGCGCCCCCTGCCCCCATCACTCTAAATCATCCGACTATGCCGTCAGCGAGTGCGCGTGCGACCCCCACTACTTCCGATCACCGTCGGACCCCAAGAGCATGGCGTGCACCCAACCGCCGTCAGCTCCCCTCAACCTCACAGCCACTTTTGTCGACCAATCCACCGTCATCCTCGCGTGGAAACAACCCACTAAACTGGGCGGACGCTTAGACGTCGTCTACAAACTCAAATGCGACGCCTGCGCCCCGCCCGTACAATTCCAGCCGTCCACAGACATATTCAACGACACTCGCGTCACCGTCTCCAGCCTAAATCCAATCACCACTTACCGATTCCAGGTGTACTCCGAAAACGGCGTCACCAAAATTTCAAACCACGACTCGGAATTCGTCGAAGTCACCGTCACCACCGAAGCGTCCGTCATCAGCTCGGTCACAAAGGTGCGAGTGACTTCTGTGAAGAGTTCGGAACTGACGCTCACCTGGGACGCTCCACTCGTGAATGAAGTGTCCGAGCCGGACTTGGACGTGGTCGAGACGTACGAGGTGCGCTGGTTCGCCAAGCAGGACATAGAAGGCAGCAACTTCAGCACCATCTTGACTTCCGAGTTGCAAATCACCGTCGGTGGCTTGTACCAACAGACGGAATACGGATTCCAAGTGAGGGCCAAGTCGCAACGCGGCTGGGGCGAATACAGTCCGGTCGTGTTCAGCCGAACGGGACAAGTTCTCGGGCCGGCCTACATCGGAGACGAGGACAACATACAAGTCAAGTACATCGCCGGCGCTATGGTCGGCTTAGTCATACTATTCGTCGTCATCATAATCTTGACCGTTTTGCACTTGAGGTCTAGGGCCAACGACGAGTGCAACAAGAAGCAACCCAACGACTGCAGCACTCTGGACTACAGAAATGGAGAGGTGTACACGGGACTCGAAAACATGCCCGTTAAAACGAATTCGAACGTCACAACGCCGCTGTTCACGGCTGCCGGTGCCTCATCTCGCACTTACATCGACCCACACACGTACGAGGATCCCAACCAGGCCGTGAAAGAGTTCGCCCGCGAGATAGACGCTTCGTGCATCACCATCGAGGCCATAATCGGCGGCGGCGAGTTCGGAGACGTGTGCCGCGGCAAGCTGAAACTCCCTCCCACCTGTATCCAAGAGATCGATGTGGCCATCAAAACGCTGAAACCGGGCTCGGCCGACAAGAGCCGCTGCGACTTCCTCACCGAGGCCTCCATAATGGGACAGTTCGAACACCCCAACGTTATATTCCTCCAGGGCGTCGTCACCAAATGCAACCCCGTAATGATCATCACCGAATTCATGGAGAACGGATCGCTGGACACGTTCCTGCGAGCCAACGACGGCAAATTCCAAGTCTTGCAGCTAGTTGGAATGTTGCGAGGAATCGCTGCCGGTATGCAATACTTGTCCGAGATGAATTACGTCCACAGAGACCTGGCGGCGCGCAATGTGCTAGTCAACTCGCAGCTGGTGTGTAAGATCGCCGACTTTGGCCTGTCCCGCGAGATCGAGTCGACGACGGAAGGCGCGTACACGACCCGAGGCGGCAAGATCCCCGTGCGCTGGACGGCACCCGAGGCCATCGCTTTCAGGAAGTTCACGAGCGCCAGCGACGTGTGGTCGCTGGGCATCGTGTGCTGGGAGGTGATGTCGTTCGGCGAGCGGCCGTATTGGAACTGGAGCAACCAGGACGTGATCAAGTCGATAGAGAAGGGGTACAGGCTCCCCGCCCCCATGGACTGTCCCGAGGCCATCTACCAGCTGATGCTCGACTGTTGGCAGAAGGAGCGGACGCATCGCCCCTCCTTCTTAAGTATAGTCAAGACTTTAGATAAATTGATACGGTGTCCGGACACGCTGCGGAAGATCGCCCAGAACAGGTCGACGAATCCGCTGGCCGGGGACGCGCCCGACCTCACCCACTTCAACTGCGTCGACGACTGGCTCAACTCCATCAAGATGGCCCGCTACGTGGAGAAGTTCCACGCGGCCAACATCACCGACATGGACTCGGTGGTCAGCCTTACCGTGCAGCAGCTGACGCTGCTCGGCATCACGCTAGTCGGACAtcagaaaaaaattatgaacagTGTACAAACAATGCGAGCGCAGATTAGAGTGAACGGTTCCGAAGGGTTCCTAGTGTGA